From a single Abyssibacter profundi genomic region:
- the merA gene encoding mercury(II) reductase codes for MTDATSETLHIAIIGSGSGAFACAIRAAELGARVTMVERGEVIGGTCVNVGCVPSKIMIRTAQLAHDRRHVPFEGLNTAEADIDPLRLMQQRERRVAELRQSKYQRIIDEQDAITLLRGEAWFDGPKSLTVRTDHGDQHIAPDRILIASGASPAIPSIKGLPGTPFWTSTQAMRSGECPPRLIVIGGSVVAVEQAQAFARLGSQVTMLVRSRLLSSEDPALGDGLCAYLRGEGIDVCLDTTASSIAHDGALFTVNVGDEALVAERLLIATGRRPNTEVLRLGAAGVESDRTGAILVDERLRTSAPDIYATGDCTTLPQFVYVAAAGGTRAADAMHGIASTLDLSAMPAVIFTDPQVATVGLSETQAEQQGLEVDSRRLEMDQVPRALANFDERGFIKLVIDAESRVLIGAQILAPEAGEIIQIAALAISQRLTVEQLAGMLFPYLVYAEAIKLCAQTFQRDVSQLSCCAG; via the coding sequence ATGACTGACGCGACATCAGAAACACTGCACATCGCCATCATTGGTAGCGGCTCAGGCGCCTTTGCGTGTGCCATCCGTGCTGCCGAACTGGGTGCACGGGTGACGATGGTCGAACGCGGTGAAGTCATCGGCGGCACCTGCGTCAACGTGGGCTGCGTACCGTCCAAGATCATGATTCGCACTGCGCAGCTTGCGCACGACAGACGCCACGTGCCGTTCGAGGGACTGAACACGGCCGAGGCCGACATTGACCCGCTGCGATTGATGCAGCAACGCGAGCGACGCGTGGCCGAACTGCGTCAGAGCAAGTACCAGCGCATCATCGATGAGCAAGACGCCATCACCTTGCTTCGCGGAGAAGCCTGGTTTGATGGACCAAAATCGCTCACTGTGCGAACGGACCACGGTGATCAACACATTGCGCCTGACCGGATTCTGATTGCCAGTGGCGCGTCCCCGGCCATTCCGAGCATCAAGGGCCTGCCGGGCACGCCGTTCTGGACCTCGACGCAGGCCATGCGCAGCGGCGAGTGCCCACCGCGACTGATCGTGATTGGTGGCTCCGTGGTCGCTGTCGAGCAGGCCCAGGCGTTTGCCCGCCTGGGCAGCCAGGTGACCATGCTGGTACGCAGCCGCTTGTTGTCCTCCGAAGACCCGGCGCTGGGCGACGGATTATGTGCGTACTTGCGCGGCGAAGGCATCGACGTGTGCCTGGATACCACGGCATCTTCGATTGCGCATGACGGCGCATTGTTTACCGTCAATGTCGGTGATGAGGCCTTGGTCGCGGAGCGTTTACTGATCGCAACGGGGCGGCGGCCCAACACAGAAGTATTGCGCCTGGGCGCGGCCGGAGTGGAAAGCGACCGCACCGGCGCGATTCTGGTCGATGAACGCCTGCGAACTTCAGCACCGGACATCTACGCCACGGGTGATTGCACCACGCTGCCGCAGTTCGTCTATGTGGCAGCCGCCGGCGGCACGCGCGCGGCAGACGCCATGCACGGCATTGCATCCACACTCGATCTGTCGGCGATGCCGGCGGTGATCTTCACCGACCCGCAGGTGGCCACGGTGGGTTTGAGCGAAACCCAGGCCGAGCAGCAAGGCCTTGAGGTGGATTCCCGCAGGCTTGAAATGGATCAGGTGCCACGGGCACTGGCCAACTTTGATGAGCGCGGTTTCATCAAGCTGGTGATCGACGCTGAATCCCGCGTGCTGATCGGGGCGCAGATACTGGCACCGGAGGCGGGCGAGATCATTCAGATCGCGGCCTTGGCGATCAGCCAGCGGCTGACCGTGGAACAGCTCGCCGGGATGTTGTTTCCTTATCTCGTGTACGCCGAGGCCATCAAGCTGTGCGCGCAGACGTTTCAGCGTGATGTATCGCAATTGTCGTGTTGCGCGGGATGA
- a CDS encoding cation transporter, with product MTRTIAIGVFLLAALLPFGANAAEAVATFDIDKMTCAGCRYIVKQSMNSVEGVQDVEVSYRQRQAIVTYDDALTDPQAIAAASAANGYPATPVEDDQ from the coding sequence ATGACCAGAACAATTGCTATAGGCGTATTTCTGCTTGCCGCCTTGCTGCCGTTTGGAGCGAATGCAGCAGAGGCTGTCGCCACCTTCGACATCGACAAGATGACCTGTGCGGGCTGTCGATACATCGTCAAACAGTCCATGAATAGCGTCGAGGGCGTGCAGGACGTGGAGGTGTCTTACAGGCAGCGCCAAGCCATCGTGACGTATGACGATGCGCTCACCGATCCGCAGGCCATCGCCGCTGCAAGCGCGGCGAACGGCTATCCCGCAACACCTGTGGAAGATGATCAATGA
- a CDS encoding mercuric transporter MerT family protein produces the protein MVGAIAASSCCILPLLFFSLGLGGAWLGQLSVLAPYQPYFLGVTLILLALGHYQVWFRAPKVCASEDCAERQPGWLLKSILMIATALTLLALAFPWLAPLLDA, from the coding sequence TTGGTCGGCGCAATCGCCGCGTCTAGCTGCTGCATTCTGCCGCTGTTGTTCTTTAGCCTGGGGCTGGGCGGTGCATGGCTGGGGCAGTTGAGCGTGCTGGCGCCATACCAGCCGTATTTCCTCGGTGTGACACTGATTTTGCTGGCGCTGGGTCACTACCAGGTCTGGTTCCGGGCACCCAAGGTCTGTGCGTCCGAGGACTGCGCCGAGCGTCAGCCCGGATGGCTGCTCAAATCCATCTTGATGATCGCAACCGCATTGACACTGCTGGCGCTGGCATTCCCATGGCTGGCACCGCTGCTGGACGCATGA
- a CDS encoding MerR family transcriptional regulator, protein MSATTSITIGDAARRSGISPESIRHYERIGLLPSPVRGDNGYRYFSQETLDRLATIRAWRDIGMSLDEIRELSAATEGEEMRCETVQRQLLAHADEVRSRIQSLKALESRLRRLASECDPSRDECPVVRQMGRSSL, encoded by the coding sequence ATGTCAGCAACCACCTCGATCACCATAGGAGACGCCGCCCGGCGCAGCGGCATCTCTCCAGAGTCCATTCGGCATTACGAGCGAATCGGCCTGCTACCCAGTCCCGTGCGTGGTGACAATGGCTATCGCTACTTCTCCCAGGAAACGCTTGACCGGCTGGCGACTATCCGGGCCTGGCGAGACATCGGCATGTCGCTGGACGAGATTCGCGAGCTGAGCGCCGCCACTGAAGGCGAAGAGATGCGGTGCGAGACCGTGCAGCGCCAGTTGCTGGCACATGCCGATGAGGTCCGCAGCAGGATTCAGTCGCTAAAGGCGCTGGAGTCCCGGCTCAGACGCTTGGCGTCGGAGTGCGATCCGAGCCGCGACGAGTGCCCGGTTGTTCGTCAGATGGGTCGCTCTTCACTGTAA
- a CDS encoding glutaredoxin: MSTTSNKQASLFRMVMPDHLCPYGLKSKWLLERQGYSVQDNHLETRKQTEAFKDKHGVETTPQTFIDGERVGGYDDLRARFTGFEKDSDDKSYTPVLMIFAVSALSAIAVAWFAESQLFSLRTVELFAAFAMTGLALQKLQDVESFSTMFLNYDLLAQRRVGYGYFYPYAEAAAGLLMIAGGLAGLIAAPVALFIGTIGASSVVKAVYIDKRELKCACVGGNSNVPLGFVSLTENLVMIVMGLWMPIKFGLSAGWF; this comes from the coding sequence GTGTCGACAACATCAAACAAACAAGCCAGCCTCTTCCGAATGGTCATGCCGGACCATCTATGTCCTTACGGGCTTAAATCGAAATGGCTACTGGAACGACAGGGCTATTCAGTTCAGGACAACCACCTTGAGACTCGTAAACAGACAGAGGCGTTCAAGGACAAGCATGGAGTGGAGACCACCCCACAAACCTTCATAGACGGCGAACGCGTTGGTGGCTACGACGATCTGCGGGCTCGATTCACTGGATTCGAAAAAGACAGCGACGACAAGTCATATACGCCGGTCCTGATGATCTTCGCTGTGAGTGCACTTTCCGCGATCGCAGTCGCCTGGTTTGCCGAATCGCAACTGTTTTCCTTGCGAACGGTGGAGCTTTTTGCGGCGTTTGCAATGACCGGCTTGGCGCTGCAAAAGCTTCAGGATGTCGAGAGTTTCTCGACGATGTTCCTGAACTACGATCTCCTGGCGCAACGCCGAGTCGGCTATGGATATTTCTACCCCTACGCCGAGGCCGCTGCCGGGCTACTGATGATAGCGGGAGGCCTGGCAGGATTGATCGCAGCGCCTGTTGCACTATTTATTGGCACAATCGGCGCTAGCTCTGTAGTCAAAGCGGTGTATATCGACAAGCGTGAATTGAAGTGCGCCTGCGTTGGTGGCAATTCGAATGTGCCGCTTGGGTTTGTGTCGTTGACGGAGAACCTGGTCATGATCGTGATGGGCCTGTGGATGCCGATCAAGTTTGGGCTCAGCGCCGGCTGGTTTTGA
- a CDS encoding YybH family protein, with amino-acid sequence MIKQTTAVALALVAAAFASAPASADDRQSLVQIINAIEAGWESGDGTPFLNHFLDFPGARYIESGGQNEGLDDLVTHHVEPEKDALEYLKLDISKIETHIEGDFAWAITDVRVQAKIRDGGREIDRTGYGTWLFRRLDGQWKVIHTHSSSRAPRKSNPDHTHKH; translated from the coding sequence GTGATCAAGCAAACAACGGCCGTTGCGCTGGCACTCGTGGCAGCAGCCTTCGCATCTGCACCGGCTTCAGCCGATGACCGTCAGTCATTGGTTCAAATCATCAATGCCATTGAGGCTGGATGGGAATCGGGAGATGGCACCCCATTCCTGAACCATTTTCTCGATTTCCCCGGCGCGCGTTACATCGAGTCGGGTGGCCAGAACGAAGGACTCGATGATCTGGTGACGCACCACGTGGAGCCGGAAAAGGACGCGCTGGAGTACCTGAAGCTCGATATCAGCAAGATCGAAACACACATTGAGGGAGACTTCGCCTGGGCGATCACCGACGTACGTGTGCAGGCCAAAATTCGAGATGGCGGGCGCGAGATTGACAGGACGGGCTACGGCACTTGGTTGTTCCGGCGCCTGGACGGCCAATGGAAAGTGATTCACACCCACTCGTCGTCGCGCGCACCGCGTAAGTCAAACCCTGATCACACCCACAAGCACTGA
- a CDS encoding PepSY domain-containing protein yields MLWRRRVRQVHRWLGLLIAIQLTLWVAGGFTMAFLDLDAVRGAHRVANAATVDLRAAGPVSPPGDLLAGFGKTVTDLRLTHWLGQPVYRVETSNDSYLIDARTGARLDPIESTQALAVAQADYAGDASGAVVRLVDTPHYETRGRELPLWQIAVNDDLGTRIYVSPQTGEVVARRNNLWRIFDFVWMLHIMDYDDRDDFNHPLLLITAGTALLFVISGLWMLVFAFRRKSRGSRTA; encoded by the coding sequence ATGCTCTGGCGTCGCCGTGTCCGCCAAGTCCATCGATGGCTCGGCCTGCTGATCGCAATCCAATTGACGCTGTGGGTGGCCGGCGGATTCACCATGGCGTTTCTCGACCTCGATGCCGTGCGCGGGGCACATCGAGTTGCGAATGCAGCGACAGTAGACCTGCGCGCCGCGGGTCCCGTCAGCCCCCCTGGCGACCTCTTGGCGGGATTTGGCAAGACCGTTACCGACTTGCGACTGACCCACTGGCTGGGTCAGCCTGTTTATCGGGTTGAAACCAGCAATGATTCGTACCTGATAGATGCACGTACCGGCGCCCGGTTGGATCCAATCGAATCCACGCAAGCCTTAGCTGTCGCGCAAGCAGACTACGCCGGCGATGCATCAGGTGCGGTGGTGCGCTTGGTGGACACCCCGCACTACGAGACACGTGGGCGTGAGCTGCCCCTGTGGCAGATCGCAGTCAACGATGATCTAGGGACACGAATTTATGTGTCGCCGCAAACCGGTGAAGTGGTAGCCCGCCGCAACAATTTATGGCGCATCTTCGACTTTGTCTGGATGTTGCACATCATGGACTATGACGACCGCGACGACTTCAATCATCCACTACTGCTGATCACAGCCGGCACAGCGCTGCTGTTCGTGATTAGCGGACTGTGGATGCTGGTCTTCGCATTTCGCCGAAAATCACGGGGCTCTCGAACGGCGTGA